GTCGCGCGCGTCTTCCGCCACGTCTGCCGGATTGAGGGTGCCCTTGCGGATCTTCTCGGCGATGTCCTGGGACTTCGGTGCCCACACGCGGCCGTCGTTACGCAGCGACTCGGACATGAGCGTGAGCTTTGACTGATAGTCGCCGCTCACCGGGATGCAGGTGGGGTGGATCTGCGTGTAGCAGGGGTTCGCGAAGAAAGCACCGCGCTTCGCCGCACGCCAGGCGGCGGTGACGTTACAGCCCATCGCATTGGTCGAAAGGAAGAAGACGTTGCCGTAGCCCCCGGTCGCCAGGATCACCGCATCGCCGGCATGGGACTCGATCTTGCCGGTGACCATGTCGCGGACGACGATGCCCTTTGCGTGGCCGTCCACGAGAACGACGTCGAGCATCTCCGTGCGCGGATACATGGTCACGCCACCCTTGTGGATTTCCTTTTCCAGTGCTTGGTAGCAGCCGATCAGGAGCTGCTGTCCGGTCTGGCCACGGGCGTAGAAGGTGCGGGAAACCTGGGCACCGCCGAAGGAGCGGTTGTCCAGCAGGCCACCGTATTCACGGGCGAAGGGGACACCCTGCGCCACGCATTGGTCGATGATGTTGTTCGAGACTTCGGCGAGGCGATAGACATTCGCCTCACGGGCGCGGAAGTCGCCGCCCTTTACGGTGTCGTAGAAAAGCCGGCGGATCGAGTCGCCGTCGTTCTGGTAGTTCTTCGCGGCATTGATCCCGCCTTGGGCGGCGATCGAGTGAGCACGGCGCGGGCTATCCTGATAGCAGAAGCACTTCACCTTGTAGCCCATCTCGGCGAGCGAGGCGGCAGCGGCTCCACCCGCGAGGCCGGAGCCGACGACGATGATCGTGAACTTCCGCTTGTTCGCCGGGTTGATGAGCTTCGAGTCCATCTTGTGCTTGGACCACTTTTGCTCGATCGGACCGGAAGGAATCTTACTATCCAAAGACATGGCTGGAAAAGGTGAGGAGGCAGGAAATCAGCGGCCGAACTTGAAGATGAGGATCGCGAGCGGGATCGAGATGAAGCCGAGGTAGATCAGGACAGCGTAACCCTTTGAGAGGGCATTAACCATCGGGGCGGACTTCTTGGAGCGGAGACCCAGGGTCTGGAACATCGCCTGGACGCCGTGGCTCAGGTGAGAGCAGAGCAGGGTCATCGCGATGAGGTAAAAGAGCACCACCAGCGGATTGCTGAAACCGTCGATCACCATGCGCCATGCGTCGAAGCGAAGCTCTCCGAACTTGTCATGATCCACATAGCGCTCGGCGGGGAAGCTCACCCGAACGGTGAAGTGAAGCAGGTGGAAGATCACGAAGGCAAGGATCGTCAGGCCGGACCAGATCATCAGCTTCGAGGATTTGGTCGTCTGGATGGTCGCCGGGTGCGCATAGGACTCGCGGGCGGCACGGTTTTCCCGGGTCAGGGAAATCGTGGCCGCGACGTGGAATACCACAGCCACAAGAAGGCCGATCCGCGCGATCCACACGCCTGCTCCATGCAGGAAGTGATGAAGGAACTGCGCGTAGTCATTGAAGGCTTCCCGGCCGACGTAGACCAGCAGGTTACCCGCAAGGTGGCCGGCTAGGAAAAGCACGAGCACCAATCCGGTGATGGCGACGATCAGTTTCCGCCCGATGGAAGATTTCCAGACGCGGGTGACGATGGGATACGTGGAGGCAGCGGCAGCGTTCATGGCGGCGATTTCGGGATCAGCGCGCAAAAGAATTAGAACTCGGCTGGCGAGCTTGCAAGGGGAGACTCCCGGAGGCGCAGGATCAGAGGTGAAAAAAGCGAATCGGGAGGATTAGAACGGTTTGACGAGACCGAGATAGGCGGCGGCGGTCGCCAGCACCAGGCAGAGTACGAGAACGGCACCCGCAGGCATGACTTTCCGCTTCACCAAGGCCGGAGACGCACCCAAAACCAGCCAGATTGCCAGCTTCACCTGCCACCAGTGTTGATCCATCGGGGGCTTCTTCAGCATCGCGAAGCCGATCAGGAGGAGAATCACGAGGAAAGCGCCGTGAAGCGCAGCGCCAAGTTTCCGGTTCTTGTCGTCCGTGGCGGCGACGATCGCTCCGATTCCGGTGAATGCACCCACCGCTGCCGCGATGTGCAGGGTTTTGAGGAGGAAAGGATCCATGGCCCCAAGTCTGTCTCGCTACCCTGATCGGGCAAGCGAAACAAGGCGGGGCAATGGAAATCAAACGCCAGCCTCCAGCTTCGGAATCGCGGCGAGAAGCTTCTTGGTATAGGCGTTCTGCGGATTGGCAAAAAGCGCCTCGGCCTCGCCTTCTTCGACGATCTTGCCCTTGTACATCACCACGATCCGGTCGGCGAGGTAGCGGACCACCCCGAGATCGTGGGTGATGAAGATCATGGTCAGGCCCAGTTCGGCGCGCAGCTTTTTCAGCAGGTTCAGGATCTGGGACTGAATGGAGACGTCCAGGGCCGAGACGGGCTCGTCGGCGATGATTAGTTTGGGCTCCGGGGCGAGCGCCCGGGCGATGGCGATGCGCTGGCGCTGGCCGCCGGAGAATTCGTGCGGATACTTCTTCTGGAAACGGGGATCGAGGCCCACGGTCTTCATCAGGGATTCCACCTTCTCGGTGAGGGCGCTGCCACCGAGATTGCCGTGGCGCTGCTTGATCGCTTCCGCGAGTGTGCTGAAAACGGTCATCCGCGGATTCAGCGAGGCGTAGGGGTCCTGAAAGACCATCTGGAAGTCCAGTCGCCGCTTGCGCACCTCGCTGGGCGGCAGTTGCGCCAGATCCTCACCATCCAAGATGATCGAGCCGGCGGTCGGGCGCAGGAGCTGCATCACCGTGCGGGAGAGGGTGGACTTGCCACAGCCGGATTCGCCCACCAATCCGAGGATCTCACCCTTCTCAATGGAGAGGCTCACGCCATCCACGGCGCGCACCGTTTCGATGACCGGCGCGAAGACGGAGCCGGTGCGCTTGCGGAAATGGGTCTGGAGATCGCGGATTTCGAGGTATGCCACGGGCTTTTCAAAGCATGACACGATCCGTCCGGCACGGAAAAAGTCGGAATCGGCGGATCTTCCCCCTTGAAGTGAGGTCCATGCCCGCGTTTGCAATTGACCCAAGGGGTATCCCGGCTCTAACCGTCCCACGGAATGTTGCCGCTCCGTCGGATACCTGCCTTGTCTGCTCACGCCATGTTGCGTGAGGCGGCGGCTCCGTCGGCCTTTGTCGCGGCCCTCCATTTCCACGCCTCTGCCCACCGCCATATGCGGTCGGATTGAGGCGCAGGAAGTGTTTCCGAGCAGAAGCATTCCCCGCGTCCGGCATGGTGCCAGACGAAAGGGAGCCATGTCGTCCGTGTCACGGATCTACCCTGTAGAACATGATGAATATGAATACGACATTGCACCCCATCCAGGAAGACGATCGCGAACCCCTGATCAGCATCTTCAACCACTACATCGAAAACAGCATGGCGGCGTACTTGGAGCAACCGCTCCCGCTGGCTTACTTCGATGTGTTGATGAAGCTCTGTGAAGGCTATCCCGCCTACGTCGCGAAGGATGAGGCGGGATCGGTGGCCGGCTTCGGGATCCTGCGTCCTTTTCACCCCGCGCCCGCCTTCTCCGCCACGGCGGAGATCACCTACTTCCTGCACCCGCAGGCAACCGGGGCCGGAATCGGGAAGCTGCTTCTGGAGCGGCTGGTGGAGGAGGGGAGGTCCCGGGGTTTGAAGACCATCCTCGCCAGCATCTCGTCCGCCAACGAAGGGAGCATCCGTTTTCACCTGAAGAACGGCTTCACCGAGTGCGGCCGCTTCCTGAGGATCGGGACGAAGCAGGGCCGTAGCTTCGACGTCGTGTATTGCCAGCGGTTCCTTTGATCGAATCGGGCGTGACCGGTGCCCGCTGCCGGTCACGACCCGAGCCCCAGCAGACGGTTTTGGCTTTTCCGGACAGGCAGAACCGTGGCATTGTAAGAATGCCAAGGGGACTTGGCCCGGCCCCTGCTTGGACCACCCATACCCCAAGAACTGCATGTTTGAGGCCTACGAGGCAGATGGATTTTTCGACGAGATGTTCGCCTTGGAAGGCGAAGTAAGGCCGCACTACCGGACCCTTCTCAACCGTTTCTCCGCCATTGCGGCCGATGACTTCGAGGCCCGGCGCGCTGCCTGCGACCAGCACTTCTTGCGGCAGGGCGTCACCTTCAATGTCTATCATGACGACCGCGGAACGGAGCGGATCTTTCCTTTCGATCCCGTGCCCCGGGTGATTCCGGCGGCGGAATGGGAGCATCTGGAGGCGGGCCTGACCCAGCGGATCATCGCGCTGAATCTCTTCCTCCACGATATCTATCACGAGCAGCACATCCTGCGGGACGGTATCATCCCGCGCTTTTACATTGAGGAGGCGAAGCACTACCGCCCCGAGTTCCGCGGCATCAATGTGCCGAAGGACATCTACATCCATATTTGCGGCAGCGATCTGATTCGCGGCGCGGATGGCACCTATTTCGTTCTGGAGGACAATGGCCGCTGCCCATCCGGTGCCTCCTACCTCTTGGAAAACCGGAATGCCCTCAAGCGAGCCTTTCCATCTCTCTTCGAGTCCCTCGGTGTCCGTCCGGTGGATGCCTATCCACGCGAGTTGCTGGACATGCTCCATCATGTCTCCCCGCATCGTGAGGGAGAGCCGGTCTGCGTGCTGCTGACGCCCGGCTGCTACAATAGCGCCTACTTCGAGCACTGCTACCTTGCCCGTGAAATGGGCATCGAGATCGTGGAGGGCCGCGACCTCGTGGTGATGGATGACTTCGTCTACATGCGCACGACGAAGGGGCTCGTCCGGGTGGATGTGATCTATCGCCGGATCGATGACGATTTCCTGGATCCCACGGTCTTCCGGAAAGATTCCGTCCTCGGAGTCCCGGGAATCATGCGCGCCTATCAGGCGGGCAACGTCGCCCTCGCGAATGCCGTCGGAACCGGCGTGGCAGATGACAAGGTGATCTACTACTTCGTCCCGAAGATCATCGAATACTACCTCGGCCAGGATCCGATCCTCCCGAACGTGCCGACCTACCTCGCTTCCGAAGAGAGCGACCGGAAATACATCCTCGAGCATCTCCCGGAACTCGTCGTGAAAGCCGCGAATGAATCCGGCGGCTACGGCATGCTGATGGGGCCATCCGCCACTCAAGAGGAGATCGCCAAGTTCAAGGAGAAGATCATCGAGGATCCGCGGAATTTCATCGCCCAGCCGGTGGTGTCCTTGTCCCGCTCGCCCACCTGGTGCGAGGGGAACATGGAAGGCCGCCACATCGACCTGCGCCCCTACATCATCTACGGGGAAGACGTAAAGATCGTGCCCGGAGGTCTGACCCGAGTGGCCCTGAGAAAGGGTTCGCTGGTGGTCAATTCGTCGCAAGGTGGCGGCAGCAAGGACACCTGGGTCTTGAAATAACTTTCCGTCGTCATGCTTTCCCGCGTTGCCAATAGCCTTTACTGGATGGTCCGTTACATCGAACGGGCCGACAGCCTCTCCCGCCTGATTGAAGTCAACGGCCAGCTGCTGCTCGACCACGAGCGTCTCGACAGCGAACGCCTGCGCGCTTTCTGGAAACCAATCATCCTCAGCACCGGGGATGAGACCTTGTTTTCGGAATTCTACAGCGATGCGAGCAGTTCAGAGGTCATCCGCTTCCTCACCAACGACCGCCGCAATCCGAACAGCATCGTTGCCTCGATCGGCCAAGCCCGTGAGAACGCCCGGATGGTGCGCGACCAGCTTTCGGAGGAGCTGTGGGAGGAGCTGAATTCTCTCTACCTTTTCATCAACTCCCGGGAAGGCGAGTTGCTTTTCAACGCAGACCCGACCCGCTACTACGAGACGATCCGGCGCGCCACCTTCACCTTCCATGGGATCGCGGCGGCTTCGATCGCGCGCAGCGAGTCATGGGAGTTCATGGATCTCGGCCGTCACCTCGAGCGGGCGGACAAGATCACGCGCTTCCTCGATATCACCAGCTTCCTGCCGGAATCGGATGCGCCGGTGAATGGCGCGGCCACCTTCCACTGGACGGCGATCCTGCGCTCCTGCGGGGGCCTCGGCGCCTTCCGCGCAGAGCATCGTGGCGAGCCTA
This portion of the Luteolibacter luteus genome encodes:
- a CDS encoding GNAT family N-acetyltransferase; translation: MNTTLHPIQEDDREPLISIFNHYIENSMAAYLEQPLPLAYFDVLMKLCEGYPAYVAKDEAGSVAGFGILRPFHPAPAFSATAEITYFLHPQATGAGIGKLLLERLVEEGRSRGLKTILASISSANEGSIRFHLKNGFTECGRFLRIGTKQGRSFDVVYCQRFL
- a CDS encoding alpha-E domain-containing protein — its product is MLSRVANSLYWMVRYIERADSLSRLIEVNGQLLLDHERLDSERLRAFWKPIILSTGDETLFSEFYSDASSSEVIRFLTNDRRNPNSIVASIGQARENARMVRDQLSEELWEELNSLYLFINSREGELLFNADPTRYYETIRRATFTFHGIAAASIARSESWEFMDLGRHLERADKITRFLDITSFLPESDAPVNGAATFHWTAILRSCGGLGAFRAEHRGEPTAEGVVSFLMFSPGFPRSVRFCVDRIDRNLHSISGTPRGTYTNDAERVAGRLLAELAYGSAAEVLEHGLHLYLDELQERLNEIGTELFQTYVLLPDSTDKRPPIPAANMSAVVAWQMAQQQQ
- a CDS encoding circularly permuted type 2 ATP-grasp protein, whose translation is MFEAYEADGFFDEMFALEGEVRPHYRTLLNRFSAIAADDFEARRAACDQHFLRQGVTFNVYHDDRGTERIFPFDPVPRVIPAAEWEHLEAGLTQRIIALNLFLHDIYHEQHILRDGIIPRFYIEEAKHYRPEFRGINVPKDIYIHICGSDLIRGADGTYFVLEDNGRCPSGASYLLENRNALKRAFPSLFESLGVRPVDAYPRELLDMLHHVSPHREGEPVCVLLTPGCYNSAYFEHCYLAREMGIEIVEGRDLVVMDDFVYMRTTKGLVRVDVIYRRIDDDFLDPTVFRKDSVLGVPGIMRAYQAGNVALANAVGTGVADDKVIYYFVPKIIEYYLGQDPILPNVPTYLASEESDRKYILEHLPELVVKAANESGGYGMLMGPSATQEEIAKFKEKIIEDPRNFIAQPVVSLSRSPTWCEGNMEGRHIDLRPYIIYGEDVKIVPGGLTRVALRKGSLVVNSSQGGGSKDTWVLK
- a CDS encoding ABC transporter ATP-binding protein — translated: MAYLEIRDLQTHFRKRTGSVFAPVIETVRAVDGVSLSIEKGEILGLVGESGCGKSTLSRTVMQLLRPTAGSIILDGEDLAQLPPSEVRKRRLDFQMVFQDPYASLNPRMTVFSTLAEAIKQRHGNLGGSALTEKVESLMKTVGLDPRFQKKYPHEFSGGQRQRIAIARALAPEPKLIIADEPVSALDVSIQSQILNLLKKLRAELGLTMIFITHDLGVVRYLADRIVVMYKGKIVEEGEAEALFANPQNAYTKKLLAAIPKLEAGV
- a CDS encoding succinate dehydrogenase cytochrome b subunit — protein: MNAAAASTYPIVTRVWKSSIGRKLIVAITGLVLVLFLAGHLAGNLLVYVGREAFNDYAQFLHHFLHGAGVWIARIGLLVAVVFHVAATISLTRENRAARESYAHPATIQTTKSSKLMIWSGLTILAFVIFHLLHFTVRVSFPAERYVDHDKFGELRFDAWRMVIDGFSNPLVVLFYLIAMTLLCSHLSHGVQAMFQTLGLRSKKSAPMVNALSKGYAVLIYLGFISIPLAILIFKFGR